The Prosthecobacter debontii genomic sequence TGTCAAAGTGCTGAGGGAAGCCAGCGCCCGCACCGGACGGGGACTCATGCGATAGGCCAGCAAATCGGCCATGGTGTATTTACCCGCATTTCTCAAGGGTTCAGCGACGATCAAGAGCACCGTGATATAGGCGACCAGGAAACCGACTGAATACATGAAACCGTCGTAACCGGAGAAACAGATCATGCCGGAAATCCCCAGGAAGGAAGCGGCACTCATGTAGTCACCAGCCACAGCGAGACCGTTTTGCCAACCCGTAATGCTACGGCCAGCGGCAAAATAGGCGCTGGCACCGGTGTTGCGTTTGGCCGCCCAGAAAGTGATCAGCAACGTGAACCCCACGAAGCAGAGGAACATGATGAGGGAGATAGACATGCGTAAGAAAGTGGAAAAAGGAACTGCGGAGAGAGGATGCAAAAAGAGGGCTTACTTCACGTCGGCAATAACGGCCGCGGCTTCCTTATCCCACTTGGAGGCGACGCGCACATAAACGAAAGCCATGATCCAGGCCATGAAGAACTGTGAGAAGGCAAACAGATAAGCCACATTGACCTCGCCGAAGACTTTCGTTTTCATGAAGTCGGGCGCATACCCCACGAGGATGGGCAGGGCCAAATAATAGGCCATGAAAAAGATGGTCGCTTTGATGATGAAGCGAGCCTTGCGACCTAGCAGGGCATGAAATTCCGGCTTTGCCGCCAGCCGGTTCCAATCCACGGGAGTTTT encodes the following:
- a CDS encoding DUF485 domain-containing protein, with product MDENKTPVDWNRLAAKPEFHALLGRKARFIIKATIFFMAYYLALPILVGYAPDFMKTKVFGEVNVAYLFAFSQFFMAWIMAFVYVRVASKWDKEAAAVIADVK